From one Montipora capricornis isolate CH-2021 chromosome 10, ASM3666992v2, whole genome shotgun sequence genomic stretch:
- the LOC138018777 gene encoding uncharacterized protein: MCSTEEKLESEDKLPSFYKRNVDDTLAAVKYIPTATAFLATLKEAHSAISFTMELANNNKLPFIGMELIKIGKQLKTCVYRKTTNKGLLPHYQSHVDAHYKRSLLMTMSNRAHCLSSSSDPFAEECDYLKGVFLKLKYPENLINSTITRFIESQNQLQVGDVQENEPVQIILPFKDQRSADIVRRQLSDLGKKINSDLHPVFTSKKIADDIKVAEAKRPLINQQCVVYKLKCDV, translated from the coding sequence ATGTGTTCGACCGAGGAGAAACTAGAAAGCGAGGATAAGTTACCTTCTTTTTATAAGAGAAACGTGGATGACACcttagccgcggtaaaatatATTCCAACTGCTACGGCTTTCTTGGCAACTTTAAAGGAAGCACACTCGGCAATCAGCTTCACGATGGAACttgcaaacaacaacaaactaccTTTCATCGGAATGGAACTCATTAAGATTGGGAAACAGCTGAAAACATGTGTCtacaggaaaacaacaaataaaggcCTACTTCCCCACTATCAAAGTCATGTTGATGCCCATTACAAACGATCCCTTCTAATGACCATGTCGAACCGAGCCCACTGTCTATCATCCTCTTCTGATCCATTTGCCGAAGAATGTGACTACTTGAAAGGGGTCTTCTTAAAACTGAAGTACCCAGAGAATCTTATTAATTCCACAATAACTAGATTCATTGAGTCGCAAAATCAACTGCAAGTTGGCGATGTTCAAGAAAATGAGCCCGTTCAAATTATTCTGCCATTCAAGGATCAAAGATCAGCCGACATTGTACGAAGACAGCTGTCCGatcttggaaagaaaataaacagtGATCTGCACCCAGTGTTTACGAGCAAGAAAATTGCCGACGACATCAAAGTAGCAGAGGCCAAACGACCGTTAATaaatcaacaatgcgttgtCTATAAATTAAAATGTGATGTGTGA